A single Carnobacterium inhibens subsp. inhibens DSM 13024 DNA region contains:
- a CDS encoding ribonuclease HII — protein MTITAIKELLATIIDPGDERLVLIKNDSRKGALTAYKSWENRLKKQQMILDKQQEMLQIERFFWEKGTQYIAGIDEVGRGPLAGPVVAAAVILPEDFNVLGINDSKQLSSEKRDFLFDQIQESAIAIGIGVKDHQVIDEVNIYQATKLAMIEAIQQLSQQPEQLVIDAMHLPVSIPQESFIKGDAKSLSIAAASIIAKVTRDRMMSDYDDLYPGYGFSKNAGYGTKVHLEGLEKYGVCPIHRKTFAPVKNLLN, from the coding sequence ATGACAATTACCGCTATTAAAGAATTGTTAGCTACCATAATTGATCCTGGGGATGAACGTTTAGTTTTGATAAAAAATGATTCTCGTAAAGGGGCTTTAACGGCATATAAATCTTGGGAAAACCGTTTGAAGAAGCAACAAATGATTCTTGATAAGCAGCAAGAAATGCTCCAAATCGAGCGATTCTTTTGGGAAAAAGGAACTCAGTATATTGCTGGGATTGATGAAGTTGGAAGAGGGCCTTTAGCTGGACCGGTCGTTGCTGCTGCTGTTATTTTACCAGAAGATTTTAATGTCTTGGGAATCAATGATTCTAAACAGTTATCTAGTGAGAAAAGAGATTTTTTATTTGATCAGATCCAAGAATCTGCAATAGCAATTGGTATCGGTGTAAAAGATCATCAAGTTATTGATGAAGTTAATATTTATCAAGCGACAAAATTAGCAATGATCGAAGCCATTCAACAATTATCTCAACAACCAGAACAATTAGTCATTGATGCGATGCATTTACCGGTTAGTATCCCTCAAGAAAGTTTTATCAAAGGAGATGCGAAAAGTTTATCTATCGCGGCAGCCAGTATTATTGCTAAAGTAACGAGAGATAGAATGATGAGTGATTATGATGATTTGTATCCAGGTTATGGTTTTTCTAAAAATGCAGGTTATGGAACGAAAGTTCATTTAGAAGGTTTAGAAAAATATGGGGTCTGCCCAATTCACCGCAAAACATTTGCTCCTGTAAAGAATTTATTAAATTAA
- the lexA gene encoding transcriptional repressor LexA: protein MSKNPESRQVEVLQYIYDQVKLKGYPPTVREIGTAVSLSSTSTVHGHLSRLEKNGFIQRDPSKPRAIEMTTLGLSKLGIALDKIPLLGTVTAGEPILAVEEATDYFPLPPNLKFENDSLFMLTIRGESMINAGIFDGDDVIIRKQGTANNGDIVIAMTVDDEATCKRFYKEEDHYRLQPENDTMSPILLNEVTILGKVVGLYRSHIQ from the coding sequence ATGAGTAAAAATCCTGAATCTAGGCAAGTTGAAGTTCTTCAATATATATATGATCAAGTTAAATTAAAAGGTTATCCACCAACAGTGCGAGAAATCGGAACGGCTGTTTCTTTATCATCTACATCAACAGTCCATGGCCATCTTTCTCGTTTAGAAAAAAATGGTTTTATCCAACGTGATCCAAGTAAACCAAGAGCAATCGAAATGACAACACTAGGATTATCAAAATTGGGAATTGCTTTAGATAAAATTCCACTATTAGGAACCGTTACGGCTGGTGAGCCTATCTTAGCAGTAGAAGAAGCTACAGATTATTTTCCGCTTCCTCCTAATTTAAAATTCGAAAATGATTCTCTCTTTATGTTAACGATACGTGGAGAAAGCATGATCAATGCAGGTATTTTTGACGGTGACGATGTGATTATTCGCAAACAAGGAACAGCGAATAATGGTGATATCGTTATTGCCATGACGGTAGATGATGAAGCTACTTGCAAAAGGTTCTACAAAGAAGAAGACCATTATCGATTACAACCTGAAAATGATACTATGAGCCCTATTCTATTAAATGAAGTAACTATTTTGGGTAAAGTTGTCGGTTTATACCGCAGTCATATTCAATAA
- a CDS encoding DUF896 family protein — protein sequence MLPKEQIDRINVLAKKSKSKGLTLQEQVEQKKLRDAYIQAFRGGMRNTIEGVKVVDEKGNDVTPDKLKDIQKDKGLHGR from the coding sequence ATGTTACCTAAAGAACAAATAGACAGAATTAATGTTTTAGCAAAAAAATCAAAAAGCAAGGGATTGACACTTCAAGAACAAGTGGAACAAAAAAAATTAAGAGATGCCTATATCCAAGCATTTAGAGGCGGCATGAGAAACACAATTGAAGGTGTAAAGGTAGTAGATGAAAAAGGCAACGATGTTACACCTGATAAATTGAAAGATATTCAAAAAGACAAAGGTCTTCATGGCAGATAA
- the tkt gene encoding transketolase, which produces MIFLFDNTDQLAVNTIRTLSMDGIQKANSGHPGLPMGAAPMAYALWTKQLKVNPKNSKWFDRDRFVLSAGHGSMLLYSLLHLAGYDVKIDDLKQFRQWDSKTPGHPEVNHTDGVEATTGPLGQGIANGVGMAMAEAHLAAVYNKEKHTIIDHHTYALCGDGDLMEGVSAEAASLAAHLELGKLVVLYDSNDISLDGPTSKAFTENVGKRFEAYGWQHILVKDGNDLNEINAAIETAKSETKKPSLIEVKTVIGFGAPNAGTHKVHGAPLGAEGIEAAKKAYGWEGEDFFVPTEVADRFKETMVDKGAKAEEEWKAAFEAYRAEYPELAEQLEMSLSNELPADWDAELPTYDVEDNALASRVTGSQALNAIAKKVPYFWGGSADLSSSNNTMISDVKDFQAGQYEGRNIWFGVREFGMTAAMNGIALHGGSRVYGGTFFVFTDYLRAAVRLAAISKLPVTYVFTHDSVAVGEDGPTHEPVEQLSSLRGMPNLSLIRPADGNEVSAAWELALTSTDHPTMLVLSRQNLPVLPGTKEGARTNVAKGAYVISAQEGEKPEGILLASGSEVALAIEAQKDLKENGHDVSVVSVPSFDLFDKQDAAYKESVLPKDVRKRVSIEMGATFGWERYVGLDGATIGIDKYGASAPGATVIENYGFTVENVVKTYNNL; this is translated from the coding sequence ATGATTTTTTTGTTTGATAACACAGACCAGTTAGCAGTAAATACAATTAGAACACTAAGTATGGATGGTATACAAAAAGCCAACTCTGGACACCCAGGTTTACCTATGGGGGCTGCTCCAATGGCTTACGCATTGTGGACTAAACAATTAAAAGTAAATCCAAAAAACTCAAAATGGTTTGACCGTGACCGTTTTGTCTTATCAGCTGGACACGGTTCAATGTTATTATACAGCTTGTTGCATTTAGCTGGATATGACGTTAAAATCGACGATTTAAAACAATTCCGTCAATGGGATAGTAAAACACCAGGACATCCAGAAGTTAACCATACTGATGGAGTAGAAGCAACTACTGGTCCTTTAGGACAAGGGATTGCAAACGGTGTAGGTATGGCTATGGCAGAAGCTCATTTAGCGGCTGTTTACAATAAAGAAAAACATACAATTATTGATCATCATACGTATGCTCTATGTGGGGATGGCGACTTAATGGAAGGTGTTTCAGCTGAAGCTGCAAGTTTAGCTGCTCACTTGGAACTTGGAAAATTAGTTGTTCTTTATGATTCAAATGATATTTCATTAGATGGTCCTACATCTAAAGCATTTACTGAAAATGTTGGCAAACGTTTTGAAGCTTACGGATGGCAACATATTCTTGTAAAAGATGGAAATGACTTAAATGAAATTAATGCAGCAATTGAAACTGCAAAATCTGAAACAAAAAAACCTTCTCTAATTGAAGTGAAAACTGTTATCGGATTTGGTGCTCCTAATGCAGGAACACATAAAGTCCATGGTGCACCACTTGGGGCAGAAGGAATCGAAGCAGCTAAAAAAGCTTACGGATGGGAAGGCGAAGACTTCTTTGTCCCTACTGAAGTAGCTGATCGGTTCAAAGAAACAATGGTAGATAAAGGCGCTAAAGCTGAAGAAGAGTGGAAAGCAGCATTTGAAGCTTACCGTGCTGAGTATCCAGAATTAGCTGAACAACTTGAAATGTCATTAAGCAATGAATTACCAGCAGATTGGGATGCAGAATTGCCAACTTATGATGTTGAAGATAACGCATTAGCTTCTCGTGTTACAGGTAGTCAAGCTCTAAATGCTATTGCAAAAAAAGTTCCTTATTTCTGGGGCGGTTCTGCTGACTTGTCTTCATCTAATAACACAATGATCTCAGATGTAAAAGATTTCCAAGCTGGTCAATATGAGGGAAGAAATATATGGTTTGGAGTTCGTGAATTTGGGATGACAGCTGCTATGAACGGGATTGCCTTGCATGGCGGTTCTAGAGTATATGGTGGTACTTTCTTCGTCTTTACTGATTACTTACGTGCTGCAGTTCGTTTAGCTGCTATTTCTAAACTTCCAGTAACGTATGTGTTCACGCATGATTCTGTTGCGGTTGGAGAAGATGGTCCAACTCACGAACCAGTTGAACAATTATCTAGTTTACGTGGCATGCCTAACTTATCATTGATCCGTCCTGCAGATGGGAATGAAGTTTCGGCTGCTTGGGAATTAGCATTGACTTCAACAGATCATCCTACAATGTTAGTTTTATCACGTCAAAACTTACCAGTTTTGCCAGGTACAAAAGAAGGCGCTCGTACAAACGTTGCTAAAGGAGCTTACGTTATTTCAGCTCAAGAAGGTGAAAAACCTGAAGGAATTCTGTTAGCATCTGGTTCTGAAGTTGCTTTAGCTATTGAAGCTCAAAAAGATTTGAAAGAAAATGGACACGATGTTTCAGTCGTTTCTGTTCCAAGTTTTGATTTGTTCGACAAACAAGATGCAGCCTACAAAGAAAGTGTATTACCTAAAGATGTCCGCAAACGCGTATCTATTGAAATGGGTGCTACTTTTGGATGGGAACGTTATGTTGGTTTAGATGGTGCTACAATCGGTATCGACAAATATGGTGCTAGTGCGCCAGGAGCAACGGTTATTGAAAATTATGGCTTTACAGTAGAAAATGTTGTAAAAACATATAACAACTTATAA
- a CDS encoding YneF family protein — translation MNLGLAIFLIILALVGGAVAGFFLARKYMMDYFKKNPPVDENMLRMLMMQMGQKPSEKKIKQMMSSMKTQTTKTTKTSKKK, via the coding sequence ATGAATTTAGGTCTTGCTATCTTTTTAATTATTTTAGCTTTAGTTGGTGGAGCAGTCGCTGGTTTCTTTCTTGCTAGAAAGTACATGATGGATTATTTCAAAAAAAATCCGCCAGTTGATGAAAATATGTTGCGTATGTTAATGATGCAAATGGGACAAAAACCATCAGAAAAGAAAATTAAACAAATGATGTCGTCCATGAAAACACAAACAACAAAAACAACAAAAACAAGTAAAAAAAAATAA
- a CDS encoding ABC transporter ATP-binding protein: MGIYKKLGWFFKQEKKAYITGIVFLFFVALIQLVPPRIIGIIVDEVSEGTLTSATLIKWLSFLIAAATASYLFRYIWRVNIWGTSAKLERILRTRLFNHFTEMDNSFFQKYRTGDLMAHATNDLTAVRNVAGGGILTLADSIITGGTTIIAMTLVVDWRLTLIALVPLPLLAVASRVLGSKLHERFRGAQAAFSDMNDKAQESISGMKVIKTFGQEDEDVDEFRSKTHQVVKENKKVYKIDSLFDPTITFIMGISYVLTIIMGGIYIRSGSISIGELVSFINYIAMLVWPMFAIGRLFNILERGSASYDRVERLLLEKSKIVEKPSALTKAIRGDIHYSIEKFSYPKSDVVALKEIHFELKRGQTLGVVGKTGAGKTSIFRLLLREYDRYHGHILYGNEDIRDYTLDALLQHIGYVPQDQFLFSTSIKENIRFSDPYLPQKEVEKAAELTAIHSDIMEMPNGYDTVVGERGVSLSGGQKQRISIARALIIRPELLILDDALSAVDAKTEEKILSALKKERSEQTTIIAAHRISSVMHADEIIVIDNGAIVERGSHADLLLQNGWYKEMFDSQQLERKIEGGAD, from the coding sequence ATGGGAATCTATAAAAAGTTGGGTTGGTTTTTCAAACAAGAAAAGAAAGCATATATTACAGGGATAGTATTTCTGTTCTTTGTAGCATTAATACAACTAGTACCTCCTAGAATAATTGGAATTATTGTAGATGAAGTTAGTGAAGGTACGCTAACTTCTGCCACATTAATAAAGTGGTTAAGTTTTTTAATTGCAGCTGCGACAGCGAGTTATTTATTTCGTTATATTTGGCGGGTCAATATATGGGGAACATCCGCTAAATTAGAAAGAATACTTAGAACACGTTTATTTAATCATTTTACTGAAATGGATAATAGTTTTTTTCAAAAATACCGCACAGGAGATTTAATGGCACACGCAACTAATGATTTGACTGCCGTTCGTAACGTAGCTGGTGGCGGAATATTGACATTAGCTGATTCGATTATTACGGGTGGTACAACAATCATTGCGATGACTTTAGTCGTTGACTGGCGATTAACGTTGATTGCCTTAGTTCCGCTCCCGTTGCTCGCTGTAGCCTCACGTGTCTTAGGTTCTAAGCTTCATGAACGCTTTAGAGGAGCACAAGCTGCTTTTTCTGATATGAATGATAAAGCACAAGAGAGTATCTCAGGAATGAAAGTCATCAAAACGTTTGGACAAGAAGATGAGGATGTGGATGAATTTAGAAGTAAAACACACCAAGTCGTAAAAGAAAATAAAAAAGTTTATAAAATCGATTCATTGTTTGATCCTACGATCACCTTTATTATGGGAATCTCGTATGTGTTAACGATTATAATGGGTGGAATTTATATTAGATCGGGTTCGATTTCGATAGGAGAACTCGTTTCTTTCATTAACTACATTGCTATGCTTGTTTGGCCGATGTTTGCTATTGGACGTTTATTTAATATTCTAGAACGCGGGAGCGCAAGTTATGATCGCGTTGAAAGATTGTTGCTAGAAAAATCCAAAATCGTTGAGAAACCTTCAGCTTTAACAAAAGCTATAAGAGGGGATATTCACTATTCGATTGAAAAATTTTCTTACCCTAAATCAGATGTTGTGGCACTTAAAGAAATTCATTTTGAATTAAAACGTGGACAGACGCTTGGAGTAGTAGGAAAAACAGGAGCAGGGAAAACCAGTATCTTTAGATTGCTGTTAAGAGAGTATGATCGGTATCATGGACATATTTTATACGGCAATGAAGATATACGAGATTACACGTTAGATGCTTTATTGCAACATATAGGGTATGTGCCGCAAGATCAATTTTTGTTCTCAACAAGTATTAAAGAAAATATTCGTTTTTCTGATCCGTATTTGCCTCAAAAGGAAGTAGAAAAAGCAGCAGAACTGACGGCCATTCATTCGGATATCATGGAGATGCCTAATGGCTATGATACCGTGGTGGGTGAACGAGGAGTTTCATTATCTGGAGGACAAAAGCAACGAATTTCAATTGCTCGTGCATTGATCATTCGCCCAGAATTATTGATTCTTGATGATGCTTTATCAGCAGTAGATGCAAAAACAGAAGAAAAAATATTATCAGCTTTGAAAAAGGAACGTTCTGAACAGACAACGATCATTGCTGCACACCGTATCAGTAGTGTAATGCATGCAGATGAAATCATTGTCATTGATAATGGAGCAATTGTTGAAAGAGGATCACATGCTGATTTGCTTCTTCAAAATGGATGGTATAAAGAGATGTTTGATAGTCAGCAACTTGAAAGAAAAATTGAAGGAGGTGCAGACTAA
- a CDS encoding ABC transporter ATP-binding protein — protein sequence MAQEESAWSKSFTAKEQVTILKRIIKFASPFKGQFAGGIVFGILLAITNIILPRILQVFIDDYLAKGAATNNIIILFAVIYFGMTIVKIIFWYLNLYLYNMASEKTVENIRNAIFKKLHTLGMRFFDQTPAGSVVTRVTNDTETIKEFWSVFLTILQGILGVTTSLFAMLLLDVKISLWIVALIPILGVVIWYYQKHSSRLYRNMREKLSSLNAKLAESVNGMSIIQQFRQEKRLQTEFDETNMDYYKLRFAMVKTNSILLSPVIDFLYTFSLVFILGFFGYEALNGPVSVGVIYAFTSYARNFFNPMTSMMDSLSIFQDGIVSSSRVLNVLDNEEYTPQQNETANAEITDAKIEFKHVSFSYDGKHNVLNDISFTALPGQTIALVGHTGSGKSSIINVMMRFYEFYEGEILIDDIPIKNYPLKELRKKMGLVLQDSFLFYGTLKDNIRLKDASITDFQIEEAARFVQADTFIEKLPNQYDSRVIERGASYSTGQKQLISFASTIVTDPKILILDEATANIDTETEALIQEGLKKMRKGRTTLAIAHRLSTIRDADLILVLDHGEIIERGTHDQLIQKNGIYYDMYQLQNKGLYLEE from the coding sequence ATGGCACAAGAAGAATCGGCATGGTCAAAATCATTTACAGCTAAAGAACAGGTTACTATTTTAAAACGTATCATTAAGTTTGCGTCTCCTTTTAAGGGACAATTTGCGGGTGGGATCGTATTCGGAATTTTGTTAGCCATTACGAATATTATTTTACCTAGAATCCTTCAAGTGTTTATTGATGATTACTTAGCTAAAGGAGCAGCTACGAATAATATCATCATACTATTTGCTGTCATTTATTTTGGTATGACTATCGTGAAAATCATTTTTTGGTATTTGAATCTTTATTTATACAATATGGCTTCAGAAAAAACCGTAGAAAATATACGAAACGCGATATTCAAAAAATTGCACACTTTAGGTATGCGTTTTTTCGATCAGACTCCTGCAGGTTCTGTTGTTACTAGAGTGACAAATGATACGGAGACCATCAAAGAGTTTTGGTCAGTGTTTCTTACGATTTTGCAAGGAATATTAGGGGTAACCACTTCACTTTTTGCAATGCTGTTGCTCGATGTGAAAATTTCTCTTTGGATCGTTGCATTGATTCCTATATTAGGTGTTGTTATCTGGTACTATCAAAAGCACAGCTCAAGACTGTATCGAAATATGAGAGAAAAACTAAGTTCACTAAATGCAAAATTGGCAGAATCGGTCAACGGAATGAGTATCATTCAACAATTTCGTCAAGAAAAAAGATTGCAAACTGAATTTGATGAAACGAATATGGATTATTATAAATTACGATTTGCAATGGTAAAAACAAACTCTATTTTGTTAAGTCCGGTAATTGATTTTCTCTACACTTTTTCACTGGTTTTTATTCTTGGCTTTTTTGGATATGAAGCTTTAAATGGTCCGGTTAGCGTAGGTGTTATTTATGCGTTTACTTCTTATGCTCGTAATTTCTTTAATCCAATGACAAGTATGATGGATAGTTTGAGTATTTTTCAGGATGGAATTGTTTCAAGCAGTCGAGTATTAAACGTATTAGACAACGAAGAGTATACTCCTCAGCAAAATGAAACGGCTAATGCAGAAATAACCGATGCCAAAATTGAATTTAAACATGTTAGTTTCTCTTACGATGGCAAACATAATGTTTTGAATGATATTTCATTCACGGCTTTGCCAGGCCAAACCATCGCATTAGTTGGTCACACAGGTAGCGGGAAAAGTTCCATTATCAATGTGATGATGCGTTTTTATGAATTTTATGAAGGTGAAATTTTGATTGATGATATTCCTATCAAGAATTACCCTCTGAAAGAATTGCGGAAAAAAATGGGGTTAGTTTTACAAGATTCCTTTTTATTTTATGGAACACTTAAAGATAACATCCGTTTAAAGGACGCTTCTATTACTGATTTTCAGATTGAAGAAGCAGCGCGATTTGTTCAAGCAGATACATTTATTGAAAAATTACCGAATCAGTATGATTCTAGAGTGATTGAACGAGGAGCCAGTTATTCGACAGGGCAAAAACAATTGATTTCTTTTGCAAGTACAATTGTGACGGATCCTAAGATTCTTATTTTAGACGAAGCAACAGCGAATATTGACACTGAAACTGAAGCATTGATTCAAGAAGGGCTTAAGAAAATGCGTAAAGGTCGTACAACTTTAGCAATTGCTCATCGATTATCTACTATTCGTGATGCAGACTTGATTCTTGTATTAGATCATGGAGAAATAATTGAGCGTGGTACGCACGATCAACTTATCCAAAAAAATGGTATTTACTATGATATGTATCAATTACAAAATAAAGGTCTTTACCTAGAAGAATAA
- a CDS encoding lysophospholipid acyltransferase family protein, with protein sequence MFYKILRAVLRFLLAILNGNAHYENRTKLPTDTSYILVAPHRTWIDPVYLAIAASPKPFTFMAKKELFKNPILSWVIRHANAFPVDRANPGPSAIKTPVKILKKGDLSLMIFPTGTRHSNEIKGGAATIAKLSGVPIIPAVYQGPLTLGGILKRKKVTVRFGDPITIDRKVKLSKENLKAIDEQIQQAFDQLDMEIDPSFKYEYEK encoded by the coding sequence TTGTTTTATAAAATTTTAAGAGCTGTTTTGCGTTTCCTATTAGCTATTTTAAACGGAAATGCGCATTATGAAAACCGCACCAAACTTCCAACAGATACATCTTATATATTAGTGGCACCACATAGAACTTGGATTGACCCAGTTTATCTAGCTATAGCTGCCAGTCCTAAACCATTTACTTTTATGGCAAAAAAAGAGTTGTTTAAAAATCCAATTTTGAGTTGGGTCATTAGACACGCTAACGCCTTTCCAGTAGATCGTGCTAATCCAGGACCAAGTGCTATAAAAACACCGGTTAAAATTCTTAAAAAAGGCGATTTAAGTTTAATGATATTTCCAACTGGAACGAGACATTCAAACGAAATAAAAGGTGGAGCTGCTACAATTGCTAAATTAAGCGGTGTTCCGATTATTCCAGCGGTGTACCAAGGCCCGTTGACTCTTGGAGGCATTTTAAAAAGAAAAAAAGTAACAGTTCGTTTTGGGGATCCTATCACCATAGATCGCAAAGTTAAGCTGTCTAAAGAAAATTTAAAAGCAATCGACGAACAGATCCAACAAGCTTTTGATCAATTAGATATGGAAATCGATCCTTCATTTAAATACGAGTACGAAAAATAA